In Vigna angularis cultivar LongXiaoDou No.4 chromosome 8, ASM1680809v1, whole genome shotgun sequence, one DNA window encodes the following:
- the LOC128193725 gene encoding cytochrome P450 77A3-like — protein sequence MKRVQRITFTLQVARELRKRQVELLAPLIRNRKAYVEGRFSGDEMASPVGAAYLDSLFGLEVPGRGQLGKEELVTLVSEVISAGTDTSATAVEWALFHLVVDQEIQERLYKEIVDCVGKDGVITESHVERMPYLSAVVKETFRRHPPSHFVLSHATTEDTKLGGYTVPKNASVEFYTAWLTEDPNMWEDPNEFRPERFLSGDGVDVDVTGTKGVRMMPFGIGRRICPAWSLGMVHINLLLAKMVQAFHWSSIAPKARIISPSSSTTTTITLTHLLNRCLLSSIIKHLHTKFHLMPCHPTFHSHVITNIATLLSR from the coding sequence ATGAAACGGGTTCAAAGAATAACCTTCACGCTGCAAGTTGCCAGAGAGTTGAGGAAAAGACAGGTCGAACTGTTGGCGCCGTTGATAAGGAATAGAAAGGCCTAcgtggaagggagattctccgGAGATGAAATGGCGAGTCCCGTTGGGGCTGCTTACTTGGACTCGTTGTTCGGGTTGGAGGTGCCTGGACGTGGACAGTTGGGGAAGGAAGAGCTCGTGACGCTCGTGTCGGAGGTTATCAGCGCCGGGACGGACACGAGCGCCACCGCGGTGGAGTGGGCGCTGTTTCATTTGGTGGTGGATCAAGAGATTCAAGAGAGGTTGTACAAAGAGATTGTGGACTGTGTGGGGAAGGACGGGGTGATTACGGAGAGTCACGTTGAGAGGATGCCTTACCTGAGCGCCGTGGTGAAGGAGACCTTCCGGCGTCACCCGCCGAGCCACTTCGTGTTGTCCCACGCTACGACGGAGGATACTAAGCTGGGAGGGTATACGGTCCCGAAGAACGCGAGTGTGGAGTTTTACACGGCCTGGTTGACGGAGGATCCGAATATGTGGGAGGATCCGAATGAGTTCCGACCCGAAAGGTTTTTGAGCGGGGATGGGGTTGACGTGGACGTGACCGGAACGAAAGGTGTGAGGATGATGCCCTTCGGTATAGGGAGGAGGATTTGTCCGGCGTGGAGTTTAGGCATGGTGCATATAAACTTGTTATTGGCTAAGATGGTGCAGGCTTTCCACTGGTCGTCCATCGCGCCTAAAGCAAGAATCATTTCCCCTTCCTCATCGACGACGACTACAATCACTTTGACGCATCTCCTCAACAGATGTCTTCTTTCTAGTATCATCAAGCATCTTCATACGAAGTTTCACCTAATGCCATGTCACCCAACATTTCATTCACACGTCATTACCAATATTGCCACTCTTTTGTCACGTTAA